tcacaaaacaatctttcttagcacgcatcctagcggttctttctttgcactcatcaatggaaattctcatggctttgagagactcactgatatcatgcttaggtggaatatatctaagtttcaaagaatcaacatcaagagaaattctatcaacgttcctagccaactcatcaatcttaagcaatctttattcaatcaaagcattgaaactcttttgcgaactaataaattatttaatattaaattcaaaatcaaaggtcatcttattaaaatttccataagaattgttgtaggaattaccataattattaaaggaattactaggaaacggcctagaattaaaattacctctatatgcgttattaccaaaattgttcctaccaacaaaattcacatccatagattcattattattctcaatcaaagtagacaaaggcatattattaggatcagtaggagcactcttattagcaaacaatttcataagttcatccatctttccactcaaaacattaatttcttctatcgcatgcacttttttactagtagatctttcggtgtgccattgagaataattaactataatattatctaggagtttggtagcttctcctaaagtgattttcataaaagtgcctcccgcggccgaatgtaaaagatttgtagaagcaaaattcaatccggcataaaaattctgtataatcatccataaattcaaaccatgtgtagggcaattacgtatcattaatttcattctctcccaaaattgtgcaacatgttcatgatcaagttgcttaaaattcataatatcatttctaggagagatgatcttagagggagggaaatacttagagataaaagcatctttgcacttattccatgaatcaatactatttttaggcaaagacaaaaaccaagctttagcatgatctctaagggaaaaaggaaatagcttcaatttaacaatatcattgtccacatctttcttcttttgcatatcacacaaatcaacaaagctatttaggtgggtagcgacatcttcactaggaaggccggcgaattgatctttcatgacaagattcaacaaagcagcattaatttcacaagattcagcatcggtaagaggagcaatcggagtgctaagaaaatcattgttgttggtattggtaaagtcacacaatttagtattatcttgagccatcgtgacaagcaagcaatccaacacacaagcaaacaagaaatgggAAAAAAGGCAAATAGAAAAGGAGAAGaggaacggaaagagagggcgaatgaaacggcaagggtgaagtgggggagaggaaaccgagaggcaaatggcaaataatataatgcgagggataagagtttgtgatgggtacttggtatgtcttgacttgtgcgtagactccccgccAACGGTGCCAGCAATGGCTCGTTGTTGGGAgttaaatcttgacttgacttggcacgaatctccccggcaacggcgccagaaatccttcttgctacctcttgagaactgcgttggttttcccttgaagaggaaagggtgatgcagtaaagtagcataagtatttccctcagtttttgagaaccaaggtatcaattcagtaggagatcacgctcgagtcccacgcacctacacaaacaaataagaacctcgcaaccaacacgataaaggggttgtcaatctcttcacggtcacttacgagagtgagatctgatagatataataagataatatttttggtatttttatgataaagagaaataaagatgcaaagtaaaataaacggcaatagaaataactaagtattggaagattaatatgatgaaagatagacccgtgggccataggtttcactagtggcttctcttaagagcataagtattacggtgggtaaacgaattactgtcgagcaattgatagaattgagcatagttatgagaatatctaggtatgatcatgtatataggcatcatgtctgtgacaagtagatcgaaacgattctgcatctactactattactccacacatcgaccgctatccagcatgcatctagagtattaagttcataagaacagagcaatgctttaagtaagatgacatgatgtagagggataaactcatgcaatatgatataaaccccatctttttatcctcgatggcaacaatacaatacgtgttgtttccctttctatcactgggatcgagcaccgcaagattgtacccaaagctaagcacttctcccattgcaagaaagatcaatctagtaggccaaaccaaactgataattcaaagagacttgcaaagataaaccaaccatacataaaagaattcagaagagattcaaatattgttcatagataaactggatcataaacccacaattcatcggatctcgacaaacacaccgcaaaagaagattacatcgaatagatccccaagaagatcaaggagaactttgtattgagatccaaagagagagaagaagccatctagctaataactatggacccgaaggtctgaagtaaactactcacacatcaccggagaggccatggagttgatgtagaggccctccgtgatcaatgccctctTCGGCGTAgctccggaaaaggctccaagatgggatctctcgggtacagaaagttacggtggtggaattaggttttcgtggtgctcctcaatgtttggggggtatgtggatatatatatgaggaagaagtatgtcggtggatcaacaaggggcccacgagggtggatggcgcacccaaggggtaggcacaccccctgcctcgtgccctccttgaTCCttcgcccactccaagtctcctggatcatgtttgttgagaaaatcacgttcccgaaggtttcattccgtttggactccgtttgatattccttttcggcgaaactctaaaataggcaaaaaagcagcaatttgggctgggcctccgtaggttagtcccaaaaatgatataaaaatgtaaaataaagcccattaacatccaaaatagacaatataatagcatgaagcaatcaaaaattatagatacgttggagacgtatcagcgggcgtggaaggcgcgaccacgctcacgTCTGGCGAGCACTCCCCGGAGTGGCGGGAGGCCTGCAGGTACACGTGGAAGCCGGGCACCGGGTTGCAAGCCAACGCGCAGGGCGAGTCaggcagcaccatccgaggaaacaccgatgagccggtgctggccgcggcgacggcgacgtTGAGGAGGCCATGCTGGTcagggtttaaccctagcatgtagagcgccttccctcgttgccgccgcgacACGGGTgttggtgacctcctgctgcgcGACGGTGGCCTGCgcggcggcctcatccctcgcgtccgGGGGGTGCCTCCggtccttcctcttggccgactccttTGCGTGTTGTGCGGGCGTCAGCGGCTTCTTTGGCTTGGCCGCGGCAGCAGTCTTGCACGGGGCACGAGGCTTGCGTTTCCCGACGGGGGCGGGGgagccggacgaggcgagggaggcgaggccggtggcggcgtcgaggtcgatggcgtcctcCATGGCGGGATGTGGGGCAGGAGCACGCGGGCGGGAGGGTTTTTAGGGAAAATGGGAGGCAATGGTGGTGGCTTCCACCGACCGGCACGCCCGGGAagaggagtaggcgcgcgcgtgcgtccgtctcgtgtccgcgccgacgcaaaacCGACTCAAAAACAGATCGGGAATGGGTCGGCAGACGAACGCCAAGCGGACGCGCGTTCGTTTAGGTtggcgcgttgggccgactttttttttcgcgccgatccaaacggacgccAGCGGACGAAATTGGTTgcccccattggagttgctcttagcgaACAGTTTTTTTTTTTGCACGTCTAATCCACTCAACGCGGCAAagataatctccattctctctaGTTGAAAGTTGAAACTCAACACTCCTATTGAAACATTACATTATGAAAGTAGAGCGATGAAAGTATTTTTGAACAAATCTATTTAACAATGATATTATTGCATGGATTGAGTTAGAGTATTGAGACCTTTGGGGGAGTGGTAGTAGTTGTTATAACCAGCCTTTTTATCACGACCAACTGCTTCATGGAGAGCAACTAGTTGGCGAGCGTTCTTTCGAGAGCCTCCCAACAATCATTTGGGGTGGGATATGGCGCACTCTCAGCCGTCATcatgtgtcgcgctctggacgctctcttcgaattttattttatttttaattttttcgcATGCGTTTTTGACTTTTTAGACGATTTTCctgggtttttgttttttcctaTGGTCTTTCTAAGCTTTTGGACAATTTTTattaaaatatatattttttgcatgaaaaaatatgtttgtttgcttccgcgagaggcatggttttgcttttgCAAGAGGCACGACCGTatctttcggaaacgaaaaaaacacgttttctcttttttccttatgcgagaggcacgaccatgcatCTCGGAAATagagaaaaaaaatgtgttttctctttttctttttcgtccatgagaggcacggtttttgcttctgcgagaggtatGGTTTTGCTTCGCGAGGCCATATCTCTCGGAAACAAAgaacacatttttttcctttcgcgtgaggcacggttttgcttccgcgacagGCACGTCAGAGCCTCTCGAAAACggctttcggaaagggaaaaaacatgtttccagtttttttgtttgttttttattcatgaaaaaaagtcCGTCAAAATCTATCATCAtgagatctagttttaaagatctcgacgcgagaaataCAATGATGAAAACAGTTCAAAATTTAGACATatgatttaagagataaaatattttgaataaacggatctatgaaaaaaaggaaaaactcccaggttgcggcAAGTGCCACACATATAGCACGCCACTTATCACAACCTGAGGAGATGGAAGCGATCTTTAAAAGAAAtacttcttaattagtgatttcgctaaTCCACAACATAGGTACATAGTCAGTCCCGTCGATGAGGAGGCCGAAGTAGCCAACCACACAGGGCCCCCAAAATTATGGAGCCCCTGATTGGAGAAAAAACAAGAGGTGAACCGCCTGCGCACCGCCAGCTACAGCCAGAGCCCGGGAGCTCCTATATGGCGCCTTTCAGCGCCAATAAACTTAGGTGGCGCACACTAGAGACCCCTATTGGGCCTCGACCCACTATTCCTTCGCTCGTTCTCCCGTTCGTCAATACTCCTTCTCACGTTTGCTATAATTTTTCTTTTGTTCGATTTTTTCTGCTCCTTGCTTTCTCTTGCAGCACTTAAAACAAGAATAAGAATACAAActagaatttttttggaaaaagttcatcgatttgaaaaaataaatcatgaatttgaaaaaagttcattcaaatttgaaaaatagttcatcgattccaaaaaaaagttcatcgaatctgaaAAAAGGTTCATTTAATTTGGGaaaaagttcatcgtttttgaaaaaaaattcatcaattttcaaaaatgttcaagaattttgaaaaagttcatcaatttcgaaaaaagttcatagtttttaaaaaatagttcattgaatttgaaaaatataatcattttttaaaaaattcatcGCATTTGAAAAAGGTTAAAcaaattttagaaaaagttcatagTTTTTACAAagtagttcatcgaatttgaaaaaaaatcatcatttttgaaaaaagttcatcaaatttgagaaaagCTCATAAAATTTGATTTTTAatagaaatagaaaaaagaaaataaaaaacaagcaaGAAAAAAAGAATAAGAACGGACGAAAAACTGCCCAGCGAACCGGGAAAAACCAGTTTAGAAGCTTTCCAAAACCAAGGCTTCCCACAAACAGGAGAAAGtataaaaaggaaaacaaaatataATAATTCACATCGGTTGAGTTGCCCTAGTGGTCGATGCGCTGGGATGAGAAACCTATAGATCCTGACTTAGCCTTGTTCGGGATCCCTCCTCTCCGCCCTGACTTTGCGGAGTTGCGGAGCTCAGTTTTAGCCGTTCCGTGAAAGTGAGCTAGAGCCTGGTCCGCTCCGGAGCGGAGTGGAGGGAGTGGAGAGGAGCCGAACGTGGCTTTAGAAACCCTCGTCTCCGCGTATGATTCTTTTTTTACCTTTCGTCCAGAAATAAAAAAATAGATAAACAGGCCAGCCCAGCTAAACTTAACCGGCGCCTGCAGTGCCGAATAGGGTTTGCCGAACCCTAGGGCCGCGACCCTCCCCCAGTTCTCCTCCGTCCACGCACATGTGCGCCGCCTCGCAATCTCCCATGCTCCTGTGCGAAGAAATCAAAAACTGCTGGTCCGTTGCACACCGCCGGTGCGGGCTGCTCTCCCGTTGTCTAGTCCCGCCTGGTAGATGCTCCGCGCTAGCGGCATCGCATGGTGTCTGGCAGTGCTCCCCTTCCTCTGCATTGCCACGGCGGCCGTGGTGTTGCTGCCGTCGAGCGCTGGCCCTACCTCAGCCACGCCCAAAACGGGCCGTGCGTCCAAATCCGAGAAAGACCGGCACTGCTCGCCTCCTCGGCCACTGATCAATGGGTAATTTCTTTGATCGTGATTGGCAAACAACAATACAAGATGCGACATGATGTGTGTGTTCATTTCCAGATTGATGAATTTGAACATTGAACTGATACTGAATCCAAAAAAAACATGTATGTATGGATTAAATGAAAGATGTTGCATATTTATATCAGTTTTATTCCCTGTTACAAAAAATAAATAAGATGCAGatatattttcactggtggcgtGCAACAATAGTCAAGGACATATGGGAGGAATATGGACGAAGCAAACTATTGACTTGCTATTCTTTTGTATCCCTTATTATTATTTGTACTTTTTGGCATATGTCTTATCTATTTTGTTTGATCATTAAGTATTGAGTTTAAGTTCCATATATATTGCGCAGTTGAGCAAATTTTTGTGTGCTTTCGCATGAGGTGTTTCTTGGATAGCTATGAGACATTTTTTAGATAGTCCTTCAGTATACAAAAAATTAAAATTTTATTTGcatttcgccccgggcccccaaattcTTGGAGACGGCCCTGTACATAATCAACATTATGACACTGGTTGTATGCAGTATCCACAATACATAATTCGAAGGGTGATAATTAAAGCCTCTATTTAGAAAAAAACATGAACAATATTGGAGTATGTTTCTTGGCCGCCTGCCATTTAACCGAGGCCATACTCTACACCTCCTTAGGAACATCCATTGGGTAGcgatatatgcaatcttgccatgcctTATCAGCATTGTTTGCTGGCTGGATGCACTTCAACACCACACTGTTACACTTGTATCCTGAGCCAAACCCAATCATCCAAACTCGGTCCCCCTTCGTCATTCGACCCTTGGCCTCACTGTAGGCCAGCTCATACCATACCGAGCTACTCGATGTGTTCCCAAACCTGTGAAGTGTCATCCTTGATGGCTCAACATGCTCATCTAGCAGACCGAGGCTACGTTGCACTGCATCAATCACCGCTCGTCCACCCGCATGGACGCACAAATGGTCGAAAGCTGTGCGGAAATCGGGCACATATGGCTTGGCGGTTCCATTTAGCACCTTCCCTGAAATGTATGAGAGAAAAATTGCAATCTTGACTGACAAAGGAAGAATAAGAGGTCCAACCGTGATGATGTTAGCCCTGAGAGCCTTGCCAGCAACGTCCACAAGGTTCTTGGATAAATTGAGACCAAGAttccccttgtcatcttcctcatGGAACACACATTGGTATGCATTGTCTTGGTACCCGGTGCATGTCCGAATCACGTGCGCGAGCTGAAAACGAGCTTTGGTACCCGAGGTTGAGAGGAGCACCGCGGAGCCACCCATGCGGAACAACATGTTGAACACTTGCATTTCACGCTTCCTCCCAGTGTAGTAGGTCCTATTCATAATCTCCGTGGACACAACCAAGGCATGCGCGTCGGAGGGAGCGGTCTGCAAGAGGTCCTTCGCAAGACCCACCGCGATGAGGCCTGCGCTGCAGCCCATCCCAGAGAGTTGCACGTTGCATATATCATCTCGAAGCTTGTATCTTCTCATGATCATGTCAGCGAGCGACGGAGTTGGATTGAAAACGCTGCAGTTCACGATGAGTATGGAAATTGCATCAAGGTTGATAGATGTCTTCGCTAGCAGATCATCTATGGCCGTGAAGATGGACAGTTCCGCTTCTGCACGAGCTTCGCTTAAAGAATAATGCGGTGGGATATAGTGGTGGGGAGGCGGGAGGTAGGTCTCATCGCCAAGGTCTGACCGTTCAGAAATACGGGTCAAGAACCGATGgttgtcgtcgtcgttgttgtcagACTGGGAGTGGTGAATGTTCTCAATCCATGCGGCCTTGCTGATGCGGTGGTTGGCATTAGGCCGGAAGCAGGCATAATCAACAAGATATACGGTGCGCGAACCGTTCATGAGGTACAGGGTGATTGCAGTGGTAACGCACAGAAAAAGTAAGAAGAGGCGGATGTGTGCAGAAGTATCATGCCAAATGAGAAATAGATTGTCTACTAGGAGTACCAGTaccatggtggtggtggtgtggtggcTGAGGCGCCTATGAAAATTGTGAACGTCTTCACGGCGACCTGGTAGTGATACTTGGTAGATGAATAGAAGCAAATTAAGAGAAAGTAGGGAGCTTATATTCCCTGTTTAGATTGCTGAGCACGTATTTATAAAGAAGCAAAGGATTGTGAAGAAGGGGGCGTGGATTACAGAGCGGCTAGCATAAATGCTTGCACTCTTTAACCACAAAGGCCATACCAGCAATATTTTTATTATCAGGGCCCATCGTTTGATTGAGATTTTCTTATGTCTCAATCCACATTATGAAAAGTTCAACGTACACTTTATCACATAGTTGCACTTCTCCAAAAAAACGTGGAAGTCACGCTGCACTTAGTGCACTACACTGAATTTGCATTTTTCAGAAATCGACTGATACTTAAGAAAATACTGATCGGCTAAGAATTAGTAAACACTTATTTTTTTGGTAAGTAGTTAACACAGGGTCCGCACACATGCATATGCAACCTTTTTTTGTCACTTTGGTTAATCTTATTAGAAGAGCATATACAATTAATATTTACGCTCAAAATTATATGTACAGACGGACCAGGTGTTGTTGGTCGTCAGACGGATGTGGCCATGGTAATCTGGAAGTGTCGTCCTTTGCGGTGCAAGTTCTTTGCATGGCTCGCCTTTCTGAACGGGCGTTGGACGTCGGAGAAGCTGGCCAAGTGGGGATTGTCGCATCAGCCGCTTGCCCTTCTGTGACCAGGAGGCAGGGACGGAGCTAGGCTAATGCAAGGATATGCAATGTGTTGAGTTTAGGTGTAAATTTGTATTTGGCAGGATTATGTACTAAAGTGTAAATTATAAATGTCAGGAGGACAAGAGTGTAAAGAGGAAGATAGAGATAAGGAAAGGAACGGAAAAGAGCTCGGGATGCAGGGGCTCCAGTTCTGATGTGTAAACTCCTCTCAAATCCACTATCAAATCCTAGTTGATTTACACCAAAATTCGGTTCTTTCTTGAGGATTTCATCATGGTATCAGAGCAATCGGTCCTGGATTCAGATTTGATCTGATTTGTGCTACGCTTGCTgctcgtggtggtcgtggccgGCTGGCCCCCTTTGTGCGCGACAGCCATCGTCGTCaaggtcgtcgccgtcgtcgtgcgGGGCCGCATCTTCCGGCTGTGCGGTGTTGCCTTTGTGCCGCCTCGCTGCCACTGTCCTCGTTTCAGGCCGCATCCTCCTGCTGCTCCGCTACACGTTGCCTTTGTGCTGCTCCGCTGCCGTCGTCGTGCTGTACAAGTCTGAATTCTAAAGTGTTCCTGTGCTGCACTAAGTAGGAGCTGCCAACGACCAGCTAGTATTTGCTTTTTCTCTCAACAAGGCAGAAGTGTTTTTAGTCCAGCAGCTTGTGGTGGATTGAATCTTCTTGATGTGTGGTAACTGGTGTAGAGAGAATTGAACTGTGTGCCAAGGGTTGTAGCTGTTCAGTTTTTTCAGGAATACACCAATTGCTCAGTGGTCATGGGAGATACCAGTAGGTATTCCAGTATTGAGAAATTGTGTGAAAGTATGCAGCGTATGATTTCACAGCTGATGGAGCAGGCACAAACAAAAACAAGCAGTACTTTTGAAATTTTGAAGACCCTGGAACCCAATCCTGTCAAGTTAACTGGCCCGGGTGATTTTTTTAGCTGGTCTCGGAATGCTACTTTGATTCTAGAGTCACACAGACTTCAGAAATTTTTGAAGGAAGATGAGAAAAAGCCAACAGATGTCACACAAGAGCAGTGGGATCAGAATCAAAAGCGAGTTATGGTATGTCTGTTGGGGTCGATGGAGAAGACCGTGAGGGAACAGGTTGAAGGGTTTCAGTCTGCAGCTGAGGTGTGGACGAGCATTGAGAAACAGTTCTCAGGGAAATCGAACAAGATGCAAGTCAGTAGGATTTTCCATGAATTAAGGAAGATCAAGCAAGAGCAGAAGACAGTGACCGAATTTGCGGGAGAAATCAAGAAACTCTATAGAGACCTGGAGTATTTTAGACCATTTAAGGCACATGATCCCAGGGACGTACCCCTCCTTCGAGAGTGGTTTGAGCCATTGTTGGTTCAGACTTTTCTTGATGGTTTGAACTCAGAGTTCAATCTCCGTTCCCAGCTCATACAAGCCACACCAGATTGGCCTACATTGGATCAGGCCATCTCTAGTATACTGGAGGAAGAAACACGGTTGGCCAATCAGATCACAACTTCACAAACAAATGTTGATGGCAGAGCTGCACTATCTTCGGTTAAGCAAATTCAGTCTCCTGGTACTTCCAGAAATGAGCAAGCAAATGCTACTAGATTCGACTACACAAGGAAGCCTAAGATGGTGTGTGACCACTGTAAAAAACCAGGCCATTTGAAGAAGAGTTGTTTTGATATAGTTGGTTACCCTCCTGGATGGCAATCGAAACAATTTAACAGATTCACCAGTGGTGGTAGTAATGCAAAAAGGCCAGATCGAGCTCATCTTACTTTATTTGGGGGAGAGCAGTCTGCGGCAGCAGCCCAAGCACTTGAAGAATTTAAAAGCAAACTTATGGCGAATACTTCACAAGGCCCTGCTGAAACAACATCTGATGCTCATTCTGGGAAAGGTATGAATAATTTTTTAACATCTTGGATAATTGATTCAGGGGCCACAAATCACATGACAGGCTCATCTAAGAACTTTTCATCATATACCCCTTGCTCTGGAAGGGATAGGGTATGCATAGCTGATGGATCCTTAGCTCCGATAATGGGTTATGGGAACATTAATTGTACTCCATCTCTATCCTTAAGCCCAGTCTTGCATGTCCCTAATTTGCCAGTGGACCTCTTGTCAGTTAGTTCACTTACAAAGTCACGTAATTGCAAGGCATCCTTCGACCCTCACTCATGTACATTTCAGGATCCGAAGACAAGAAGAAATCTTGGGACTGGGATTGAGCACGACGGCCTCTACTACCTTACCAATGCCCCATCTCCATCTCCATATGCCCTCAGTATGATGAATAGCTTGACCACTGATGAATTTCTACTAATGCATTATAGACTAGGGCATCTGTCATTCCAAGCCCTTAGTCGCATGTTTCCATCTCAAGTTAAAAATTATTGTAAGGAGAAGCTTTTGTGTGATGTGTGTGAACTGGCTAAACACACTAGAACCAATTATCCTAGTAGTAATGAGAGAAGTAAGATACCGTTTGATGTGGTGCATTCGGATGTATGGGGTCCATCGGTTGTAACTGCCCTCACAGGGGATAGATATTATGTGACCTTCATTGATGGTTTTAGTAGGTGCACATGGCTGTACCTCCTAAAGCATAAATCTGAAGTTCTGCctgcattcaaagatttttttaaTATGATGCGTAACCAGTTTGGCATGAATGTGAAAATATTACGCTCCGATAATGGTACTGAATATATCAATGGTAAATTTAGTAATTTCTTGTCTTCTTATGGTATTATACATCAAACAACTTGTGTGAATACTGCAGAACAAAATGGTGTGGCAGAGAGAAAGAATAGACATCTACCGGAAGTTGCTCGAGCTCTCATGTTCATGATGAATGTGCCAAAATTCCTTTGGGGAGAAGCGGTCAAAACTGCTGCCTATCTAATAAACCGTATGCCTTCTAGAGTTTTGGGCCATAAGACTCCTATTGAATGTTTGCAGGGCTCTAACTCATTTATTGTGCCACCAAAAATATTTGGATGTACCTGTTTTGTTCATGATTACAGGAGTTCAGCAGGAAAACTTGATCCAAGAGCCATCAAATGTATCTTTGTGGGCTATTCTCCCACAAAAAAGGGATATCGGTGTTGGTCGCCTACTGAAAGGAAATTCTTTGTGAGTATGGATGTTACCCTTCACGAAAAAGAACCATTCTATTCCTTAAAAGGAAATGATAATGATACAGGTAGCAAGGGGGAGAATATCATAGGAGAGAGCAATGATAGGGGAACTGTAATAATACCTATCAGGGATATCATACACTCAGAAGATGAAACCGAGGGGGAGAAAACTGCCGATACAACTGTAGAAGGCGATAATACATTAATATCTGATGCGTATGAAAATCTTTCAGGTCAACAGGAGATGGAAACAGGAGATGCAGAAGGTGTACCGCAGGAAGTTGATGAAGAAGTTGTGAATCAATCACAAGTACTAGAGGAGGCACCAACAAGTGAAGAAATGGCCCACGATGAGGGTGATGTTGAAGGTACTCAAACCCATATACCATCCTCTAGTACTCAAATAAATGATGAACCGGTTGCCTtacgaaaggaaaaaagaaaagtagATATACCTGCGCGTCTGAAGGATTGTGTTGGATATAAACATGATCTTGCAAAATTTGTTTCCTATGATAGATGTACTTCCTCTTTTAGGAGCTTTATTGCATCCTTGGATTCTACATCAGTACCTAAAGATTGAAAGGATGCAATGAATGATCCTAAATGGAAGGCAGCAATGTTGGAGGAAATGTATGCTCTAGAAAAGAATAATACATGGCAATTGGTAGAATGGCCGAAGGGCAAGGAACCAGTCGGATGCAAATGGGTTTACACCATTAAGTGTAACCCTGAAGGTAAAATAGAAAGGTATAAAGCTCGGTTGGTG
The sequence above is drawn from the Triticum aestivum cultivar Chinese Spring chromosome 7A, IWGSC CS RefSeq v2.1, whole genome shotgun sequence genome and encodes:
- the LOC123152534 gene encoding 3-ketoacyl-CoA synthase 5, coding for MVLVLLVDNLFLIWHDTSAHIRLFLLFLCVTTAITLYLMNGSRTVYLVDYACFRPNANHRISKAAWIENIHHSQSDNNDDDNHRFLTRISERSDLGDETYLPPPHHYIPPHYSLSEARAEAELSIFTAIDDLLAKTSINLDAISILIVNCSVFNPTPSLADMIMRRYKLRDDICNVQLSGMGCSAGLIAVGLAKDLLQTAPSDAHALVVSTEIMNRTYYTGRKREMQVFNMLFRMGGSAVLLSTSGTKARFQLAHVIRTCTGYQDNAYQCVFHEEDDKGNLGLNLSKNLVDVAGKALRANIITVGPLILPLSVKIAIFLSYISGKVLNGTAKPYVPDFRTAFDHLCVHAGGRAVIDAVQRSLGLLDEHVEPSRMTLHRFGNTSSSSVWYELAYSEAKGRMTKGDRVWMIGFGSGYKCNSVVLKCIQPANNADKAWQDCIYRYPMDVPKEV